The proteins below are encoded in one region of Reichenbachiella sp. 5M10:
- a CDS encoding LptF/LptG family permease, whose protein sequence is MKIKLLDKYIFKKFMTTFVFVVALLVVVIVVIDFTEKNEKFIKNEVPTDLIVYYYMSFIPWIANLIAPITVFIATVLVTVGMAGKTEIVAILAGGISFRRMLLPFLVGAILIALTTFYVNGWMIPNSNKYRIAFEVEYLKKPFYFNERDIHFKIGPEEYLYLQRYNNRSEVGYKVTLEQVVGTQMRQKLTAKKMTWDDSLEHWEFRDWELRVIGEFEEEYSKGKQMDTVLAITPEDFDNKYQLNETMNLNELNEHIAMLKDRGADDVEVYEIEKYIRYMLPFTAIILTMMGVSVSAEKSTRGGAGFKIALGFLIAFVFIILFILVKAIAEAGSMNPIVAIWIPNMIGAVVTLILYRLVPK, encoded by the coding sequence GTGAAAATCAAACTACTCGACAAGTATATCTTCAAGAAGTTCATGACCACATTCGTCTTTGTGGTGGCACTACTGGTGGTAGTTATCGTGGTGATAGACTTTACGGAGAAGAATGAGAAGTTTATCAAAAATGAAGTGCCGACGGATTTGATTGTGTATTACTACATGAGTTTTATCCCGTGGATTGCCAATTTGATTGCACCGATTACGGTGTTTATTGCGACAGTACTCGTGACTGTAGGGATGGCAGGCAAGACTGAGATTGTAGCGATTCTTGCTGGAGGGATTAGTTTTCGTCGGATGTTGTTGCCGTTTTTGGTTGGGGCGATATTGATTGCCTTGACGACATTTTATGTCAACGGTTGGATGATTCCTAACTCCAATAAGTATCGAATTGCATTTGAAGTAGAGTATCTCAAGAAGCCTTTTTATTTCAACGAACGAGACATTCATTTTAAGATCGGTCCCGAAGAGTATCTTTACCTGCAGCGCTACAACAATCGCTCGGAAGTAGGATACAAGGTTACATTGGAGCAAGTAGTGGGTACGCAAATGCGTCAGAAACTCACCGCTAAGAAGATGACTTGGGACGATTCGTTGGAGCACTGGGAGTTTCGAGATTGGGAGTTGAGAGTGATTGGAGAGTTCGAAGAGGAGTATAGTAAGGGCAAGCAGATGGATACTGTACTAGCGATCACGCCGGAGGATTTCGACAACAAGTATCAGCTCAACGAAACGATGAACCTCAATGAACTCAACGAACATATCGCCATGCTCAAAGACCGAGGGGCAGATGATGTGGAGGTTTATGAAATTGAAAAATATATTCGATATATGTTGCCATTTACGGCAATAATACTGACGATGATGGGGGTGTCCGTGTCGGCAGAAAAGTCTACTAGAGGAGGTGCTGGTTTCAAGATCGCACTGGGTTTCTTGATTGCCTTTGTATTCATAATCCTGTTTATCTTGGTGAAGGCCATCGCTGAAGCAGGGTCGATGAATCCAATCGTGGCGATATGGATCCCCAATATGATTGGAGCAGTGGTGACCTTGATCCTCTATCGATTAGTCCCCAAATGA
- the tgt gene encoding tRNA guanosine(34) transglycosylase Tgt, with translation MDFKLEATDGKSNARAGVITTDHGQIETPIFMPVGTAGTVKAVHQRELKEDIKGEIILGNTYHLYLRPGLEVIEAAGGLHMFNGFDRPMLTDSGGYQVYSLKHRRKITEEGVKFQSHIDGSRHHFTPEYVMDIQRTIGADIIMAFDECTPYPCDRKYARESMEMTHRWLKRCCDRFDETQPKYGYSQTLFPIVQGSTYHDLREKSAETIASFGREGNAIGGLSVGEPAEMMYETTDLVCGILPKDKPRYLMGVGTPENILECISLGVDMFDCVMPTRNARHGLIYTSEGIINIKNKKWERDFSPLDPNLGGYVDSAYTKAYVRHLIHSSEALGAQITSVHNLTFYLWLVKEARKHIKSGSFSAWKNAILPKISTRL, from the coding sequence ATGGATTTTAAGTTAGAAGCAACAGACGGGAAGTCAAACGCTAGAGCGGGAGTGATCACTACGGATCACGGGCAGATCGAAACACCGATTTTTATGCCCGTAGGGACAGCAGGAACGGTCAAGGCCGTGCATCAGCGAGAGCTCAAAGAAGATATCAAGGGAGAAATCATCTTGGGAAATACATACCACTTGTATCTGCGTCCTGGGCTAGAGGTCATCGAGGCGGCAGGTGGTCTGCACATGTTCAATGGGTTTGATCGTCCTATGCTCACAGATAGTGGAGGGTATCAGGTGTATTCGCTCAAGCATAGACGAAAGATTACGGAAGAAGGGGTGAAGTTTCAGTCACATATCGATGGCTCTAGGCATCATTTTACTCCCGAGTATGTGATGGATATCCAGCGTACCATAGGAGCGGACATCATCATGGCGTTTGATGAATGTACGCCGTATCCCTGTGATCGTAAGTACGCAAGGGAGTCGATGGAGATGACGCATCGATGGTTGAAGCGCTGTTGTGACCGGTTTGACGAGACCCAGCCAAAGTATGGTTACAGTCAAACCTTGTTCCCTATCGTACAAGGGAGTACCTACCACGATCTTCGGGAAAAATCTGCAGAGACGATCGCTTCGTTTGGGCGTGAGGGCAATGCCATAGGAGGGTTGTCTGTCGGAGAGCCTGCAGAGATGATGTACGAAACTACAGACTTGGTTTGTGGGATTTTGCCTAAGGACAAACCACGGTACCTGATGGGAGTAGGAACTCCAGAAAATATATTGGAGTGTATCTCGCTCGGTGTGGACATGTTTGACTGTGTGATGCCAACCCGCAATGCCCGACACGGCTTGATCTATACCTCAGAGGGGATCATCAATATCAAGAATAAAAAATGGGAGAGGGATTTTTCACCGCTTGATCCCAATCTTGGTGGATACGTAGATTCGGCGTACACCAAGGCGTACGTACGTCATCTGATTCATAGTAGCGAGGCGTTGGGCGCACAAATCACAAGTGTCCATAATTTGACGTTTTATTTATGGTTGGTCAAAGAGGCACGAAAACACATCAAATCGGGCAGTTTCTCGGCATGGAAAAATGCTATATTGCCCAAAATTTCAACAAGACTTTAA
- a CDS encoding glycosyltransferase, which translates to MIEVFQAILLGSTFILSIYWLLAWVKITTYQTSQTSEVQPVSVIVCAHNELNNLKTLLPILLDQNHPDFEVIVVDDRSDDDTYDYMLEAQNDRLKNVRVDQVHDHINAKKYAITLGVKAAKNEILLFIDADCTPNSSGWIQQMTQGFLPSTDFTLGVSFYSRAKGFLNQYIRYETLLTAVNYISWAQLGNPYMGVGRNLAYRKSTFLENKGFNKYQHVTGGDDDLLVNQLAHKKNTHVVVGAASLTFSVPKQKWSSYFKQKLRHFSVSKYYKTKDKLLLGLQNLCNLLYWLSLFILASQTNLYEILGGVLLFRWVILINLNYFTSKKFGDRMNSWLVPILDIFHVAYVTITGSIAIFTKKVQWK; encoded by the coding sequence ATGATCGAAGTTTTCCAGGCCATTTTATTAGGCAGCACCTTTATCCTTTCCATATACTGGCTCTTGGCCTGGGTCAAAATCACCACCTATCAAACCTCTCAGACAAGCGAGGTACAACCCGTCTCAGTCATTGTCTGTGCGCACAACGAGCTCAACAATCTCAAAACACTCCTACCCATCCTACTCGATCAAAATCATCCTGATTTTGAAGTCATTGTCGTAGATGACCGATCTGATGACGACACCTATGACTATATGCTAGAGGCACAAAACGACCGCCTCAAAAACGTTCGAGTTGACCAAGTGCACGACCATATCAATGCAAAAAAATACGCCATTACCTTGGGTGTAAAAGCAGCCAAAAACGAAATATTGCTCTTTATCGACGCGGATTGCACGCCAAATTCATCGGGTTGGATTCAACAAATGACACAGGGTTTCCTACCATCCACAGACTTTACTCTTGGGGTATCCTTTTATTCCCGTGCCAAGGGCTTTCTCAATCAATACATCCGCTACGAAACCCTACTCACTGCAGTCAACTACATCTCATGGGCACAGCTAGGCAATCCATACATGGGAGTCGGGCGCAACCTGGCTTACCGCAAATCAACTTTTTTGGAAAACAAGGGATTCAACAAATACCAGCACGTCACCGGTGGAGATGATGACTTGCTCGTCAACCAACTGGCCCACAAAAAAAACACACACGTAGTGGTCGGTGCAGCCTCGCTGACGTTTTCCGTTCCCAAACAAAAGTGGAGCAGCTATTTCAAACAAAAACTAAGACATTTCTCCGTAAGCAAATATTACAAAACAAAAGACAAATTGCTCTTGGGCTTGCAAAATCTCTGCAACCTGCTTTATTGGTTGTCTTTGTTTATTTTAGCATCACAAACCAATCTATACGAGATACTCGGTGGTGTACTCCTTTTTAGATGGGTCATATTGATCAATCTAAATTATTTCACATCCAAAAAGTTTGGAGATCGTATGAATAGTTGGCTTGTACCCATTCTTGATATTTTTCACGTCGCGTACGTGACAATAACAGGAAGCATCGCGATATTCACTAAGAAGGTTCAATGGAAGTAA
- a CDS encoding RNA polymerase sigma factor, which translates to MEVKKQFSEKALKDFKLIDHAINEGDEQAFAELMDRYKRPVYHMILKMIRNTDDAEDLTIEAFAKAFKNLHKFKKDYTFSTWLFRIATNNTIDFIRKKKLKTFSLNTSFTDDGGESVTIDVEDNNLNPQEETIKDQKIELVQMFVTKLPPKYQRLVRLRYFDELSYDEIAKTLDAPLGTVKAQLHRARELMYDLVKDKKQHI; encoded by the coding sequence ATGGAAGTAAAAAAGCAATTTTCCGAAAAGGCACTAAAAGATTTTAAACTCATCGATCATGCGATCAATGAAGGAGACGAGCAGGCATTTGCTGAGCTCATGGATCGCTACAAGCGTCCCGTCTACCATATGATATTGAAGATGATCCGCAACACCGATGATGCCGAAGATTTGACTATTGAGGCTTTCGCCAAAGCCTTCAAGAACCTTCACAAATTCAAAAAAGACTATACCTTCAGTACTTGGTTGTTTCGTATTGCGACCAACAACACGATTGATTTTATCCGAAAGAAAAAATTAAAGACGTTTAGCCTCAACACCTCGTTCACTGACGATGGAGGGGAATCTGTGACCATCGATGTAGAAGACAACAACCTCAATCCCCAAGAAGAAACAATCAAAGATCAAAAAATCGAATTAGTGCAGATGTTTGTAACCAAATTACCTCCAAAATATCAGCGTCTCGTACGCTTGAGGTATTTCGACGAACTCTCCTATGACGAGATTGCCAAGACACTGGACGCACCACTAGGCACTGTCAAAGCACAACTCCACCGTGCTCGTGAGTTGATGTACGATCTAGTCAAAGACAAAAAGCAACACATCTAG
- the rsmG gene encoding 16S rRNA (guanine(527)-N(7))-methyltransferase RsmG — translation MLKHINKYFPKLSEVQKEQFAQLDPLYREWNGQINVISRKDIEELYIRHVLHSLGIAKIMDFEPEADILDIGTGGGFPGIPLAILYPESNFVLVDSIGKKIKVVNEVAQALGLTNVQGIHGRAEEVSGQFDFIVSRAVTRMKPFYQWTKGKIKKESKHSLKNGILYLKGGDLGEEMKESKLRFKLYDLTDYFREDFFETKKVVYVEKQ, via the coding sequence ATGCTCAAACATATCAACAAATACTTCCCCAAACTCTCGGAAGTACAAAAGGAGCAGTTCGCACAACTCGATCCTCTCTACCGAGAATGGAACGGACAGATCAATGTCATCTCTCGAAAAGACATCGAAGAACTATACATTCGTCACGTCCTGCATTCGCTCGGAATCGCCAAAATCATGGATTTTGAGCCTGAGGCAGACATCCTTGACATAGGTACAGGCGGAGGATTCCCAGGTATACCTCTCGCCATCCTTTACCCCGAGAGTAACTTCGTGCTAGTGGACAGTATAGGCAAGAAAATCAAGGTTGTGAATGAAGTAGCCCAAGCACTCGGCCTCACCAATGTACAAGGCATACATGGCAGAGCTGAAGAAGTTTCTGGTCAGTTCGATTTCATCGTGAGCCGAGCCGTCACACGCATGAAGCCCTTCTACCAATGGACAAAAGGGAAAATCAAAAAAGAGTCCAAACACTCTCTCAAAAATGGCATTCTATACCTGAAGGGTGGGGATTTAGGAGAAGAAATGAAAGAGTCCAAACTCCGTTTCAAACTCTATGATTTGACAGATTACTTCCGCGAAGATTTTTTCGAAACGAAGAAGGTTGTCTACGTAGAAAAGCAATGA
- a CDS encoding dihydrofolate reductase family protein encodes MAERKLILYVSMSLDGYLATEDDDLSWLDIVERDGEDYGYARVMDGVDTYLVGRRTYEKVLDMVGHLPQAEKMECYVITRQELLPEKNIIFYNDDIEHLIQELKGEEGKNIICDGGAEIVQLLMRHGLIDEYIISIIPTLLGNGKRLFKGEVMPQDVALIDTTTFESGLVQLHYIKVEGAL; translated from the coding sequence ATGGCTGAAAGAAAGTTGATACTCTATGTGAGCATGAGTTTGGATGGGTATTTGGCAACTGAGGACGATGATTTGTCCTGGTTGGATATAGTGGAGCGTGATGGGGAAGATTATGGCTATGCTAGAGTCATGGATGGTGTAGATACCTATTTGGTAGGGCGCAGAACCTACGAAAAAGTACTAGATATGGTAGGGCATTTGCCGCAGGCAGAGAAGATGGAGTGTTATGTGATCACCCGTCAGGAGCTACTCCCAGAGAAGAACATCATCTTTTACAACGACGATATCGAGCATCTGATTCAAGAATTGAAAGGAGAAGAGGGCAAAAACATCATATGTGATGGAGGTGCTGAGATCGTGCAGTTGCTGATGAGGCACGGACTCATCGATGAGTATATCATCTCTATTATTCCTACGCTATTGGGTAACGGCAAGCGGTTGTTCAAAGGTGAAGTGATGCCACAGGATGTGGCGCTGATCGATACCACGACTTTTGAGTCAGGGTTGGTACAGTTGCATTATATCAAGGTAGAGGGAGCTTTGTAG
- a CDS encoding bestrophin family protein, which yields MLIKYRIPFKYIIKLAYMDAIIVFFVSVVVFYFIRYHDFPIIPINIPAFMGTAISLLLGFKLSQSYDRWWEARKIWGAIVNSSRTLTVQLLNYHQDKQCEQTERMALRQVAWVHSFAQNLRDESPLFRMEKYLSAEELAQYAWHKNVPLAILNEQSADLRRMLDDGKVNTFQQIQIDQTLVSLCDSMGKAERIKNTIFPTAYRYFLHMFIYLFIVLLAVSLAEVDRLWEIPMLVLISLPFFLLEKTAKFLQDPFENRPTDVSVTSIAKTIETNIKQLLGRQDLPEPQKPEGFYVM from the coding sequence ATGCTGATCAAATACCGTATTCCTTTTAAGTATATCATTAAGTTGGCCTATATGGACGCCATCATTGTTTTTTTTGTGTCTGTAGTGGTTTTTTACTTTATACGGTATCATGATTTTCCGATCATACCTATCAATATCCCGGCTTTTATGGGTACAGCGATTTCGCTACTGCTGGGTTTCAAACTCAGTCAGTCCTATGATCGCTGGTGGGAAGCACGCAAAATATGGGGCGCCATCGTCAACAGTTCCCGTACACTGACGGTACAGTTGCTCAACTACCACCAAGATAAGCAGTGCGAACAGACAGAGCGCATGGCGCTACGGCAGGTGGCATGGGTTCATAGTTTTGCACAGAATCTCCGGGATGAGTCTCCGCTTTTTCGCATGGAAAAGTACCTCAGTGCAGAGGAGCTAGCACAGTACGCATGGCACAAGAACGTGCCTCTCGCTATACTCAACGAGCAGTCCGCGGATTTGCGTCGTATGCTGGATGATGGCAAGGTTAATACCTTCCAGCAAATTCAAATCGATCAAACGTTGGTGAGCTTGTGCGACAGTATGGGTAAGGCAGAGCGGATCAAGAATACTATCTTTCCTACAGCTTACCGCTATTTTTTGCACATGTTTATTTACCTATTCATCGTGCTGCTGGCGGTATCTCTGGCAGAGGTAGATCGTCTTTGGGAGATACCTATGCTGGTATTGATCTCTTTGCCGTTCTTTTTGCTAGAGAAAACAGCGAAGTTTCTTCAAGATCCATTCGAAAATCGTCCCACCGACGTATCAGTGACCTCTATAGCTAAGACGATTGAGACCAATATCAAGCAACTACTTGGTCGTCAGGATCTACCCGAGCCACAAAAACCGGAAGGATTTTATGTGATGTAA
- the hslU gene encoding ATP-dependent protease ATPase subunit HslU, which yields MLSTEQYLTPKQIVAELDKYIIGQNDAKRNVAIALRNRWRRMNVKTELQGEIVPNNILMIGATGVGKTEIARRLAKIADAPFVKVEASKFTEVGYVGRDVESMVRDLVEQAVALVKNAKKETVREKAEEIVEGIILDALIPPVKKKTTSVAGLEENHTPVDDEELNERTRERFREKIKNRELEDRKIDISVKQNANPGIGMIGGGQMDESSMMNIQEMIGNMMPQKAKKRKVTIADARKILMEEESSRLIDMDEVKDEAIAKAENTGIIFIDEVDKIAVGASKKGGPDVSREGVQRDLLPIVEGSAVNTKYGVINTDHILFVAAGAFHFAKPSDLIPELQGRFPIRVELENLTKGDFVRILSEPKNALTKQYAALIGAEDVEITFSEEAVEEIASIAFEINAEIENIGARRLHTVMSRLLNDILFDIPDKIGPNAKIVIDRTKVQEKLSGMVENRDLSQYIL from the coding sequence ATGTTGTCAACAGAACAGTACTTAACACCAAAACAAATCGTAGCAGAACTAGATAAGTACATCATTGGTCAAAATGATGCGAAGAGAAATGTCGCGATAGCTCTTCGTAACCGATGGAGGAGAATGAACGTCAAGACCGAGCTGCAAGGGGAGATCGTACCCAACAACATCCTAATGATCGGAGCAACAGGAGTAGGGAAGACAGAAATCGCCAGACGTTTGGCCAAAATCGCCGATGCTCCTTTTGTCAAAGTGGAGGCCTCTAAATTCACAGAGGTGGGCTATGTCGGGCGGGATGTAGAGAGTATGGTGCGTGATCTGGTCGAGCAGGCGGTGGCTTTGGTGAAGAATGCCAAAAAAGAGACAGTAAGAGAAAAGGCAGAGGAAATTGTAGAAGGAATCATTTTGGATGCACTCATCCCTCCAGTAAAAAAGAAAACAACCTCTGTGGCAGGTCTAGAAGAAAATCACACACCTGTAGACGATGAAGAACTCAACGAAAGAACCCGGGAGCGTTTTCGCGAAAAAATAAAGAATCGTGAGTTGGAGGATCGCAAGATTGACATCAGTGTCAAACAAAATGCCAACCCAGGTATAGGTATGATTGGAGGAGGGCAGATGGACGAATCGTCAATGATGAATATCCAAGAAATGATCGGCAATATGATGCCTCAAAAAGCCAAAAAGCGCAAAGTGACTATCGCCGATGCTCGAAAAATCTTAATGGAAGAAGAGTCTTCACGATTGATTGATATGGATGAGGTCAAAGACGAAGCAATTGCTAAGGCAGAAAATACAGGAATCATCTTCATCGATGAGGTAGATAAGATTGCCGTAGGAGCGTCCAAAAAGGGAGGGCCAGATGTGAGCAGAGAAGGGGTTCAGCGCGACCTACTGCCTATCGTAGAGGGGAGTGCTGTCAATACCAAATATGGTGTGATCAATACAGACCATATCTTGTTTGTCGCAGCAGGTGCTTTTCATTTTGCCAAACCGTCAGATTTGATTCCAGAGCTACAGGGTAGGTTTCCGATTAGGGTAGAGCTCGAAAATCTAACCAAAGGTGACTTTGTCCGCATTTTGAGTGAACCCAAAAATGCTCTGACCAAGCAATATGCTGCATTGATAGGAGCGGAGGACGTAGAGATTACTTTTAGCGAAGAAGCTGTCGAGGAAATTGCATCCATAGCTTTTGAGATCAATGCCGAGATTGAAAATATCGGCGCAAGGAGGTTGCACACGGTGATGAGTCGTCTGCTCAACGATATTTTGTTTGATATCCCAGACAAAATAGGACCCAATGCCAAGATTGTGATAGACCGAACCAAAGTGCAGGAAAAACTCAGCGGTATGGTAGAAAACCGTGACCTGAGCCAGTACATTTTGTAA
- the porQ gene encoding type IX secretion system protein PorQ: MKRPALILLFVFHAGLLYAQRGGTSSFEFLNLPVGARVAGLGGVVISSTAEDVNLFLSNPALLDSANHNHVSWSHLSYYADIKYNTFSYVWNNKRIGPIGIGVQHMGYGDIERFDLVGNSIGKLHANETAVVVSHSRTLGAFSLGANLKYIHSNIDTYGASALTMDLGGTFTHPERELQVALLFKNMGVVLSDYSGTSNSNVPFDVQIGATFKPDHMPFRFSVTAYNLGVSDSGYYDVDFSEEEPGLVDEVFRHINFGTEVVISQNFQLRVGYNHLIRKELGDPDRAGITGFSMGAMLHIKMFEFSYTYTTYHVDSGRSYFTITSNLNRVFHKKSII; the protein is encoded by the coding sequence ATGAAAAGACCTGCTTTGATTCTTCTATTCGTGTTTCATGCAGGCCTTTTATATGCTCAGCGGGGAGGGACTTCCTCGTTTGAGTTTTTGAATTTGCCCGTCGGTGCGCGAGTGGCAGGACTGGGAGGAGTCGTGATATCTTCCACGGCAGAGGATGTCAATTTATTTTTGTCCAATCCAGCACTGTTGGATTCTGCCAATCACAATCATGTGTCATGGAGTCACCTGAGTTATTATGCAGACATCAAGTACAATACGTTTAGCTATGTCTGGAACAACAAGAGGATTGGCCCCATAGGGATTGGTGTACAGCACATGGGTTATGGAGATATCGAACGCTTTGACTTGGTAGGCAACTCAATCGGGAAGCTCCATGCCAATGAGACTGCGGTGGTAGTGTCTCATAGTCGGACTTTAGGGGCGTTTTCTCTTGGAGCCAATTTGAAGTACATCCATTCAAATATTGACACCTATGGAGCCAGTGCACTGACCATGGATTTAGGAGGGACTTTTACTCACCCAGAACGAGAGTTACAAGTCGCATTGTTGTTCAAAAACATGGGCGTAGTGCTCTCAGATTACAGTGGCACGTCGAATTCGAACGTGCCGTTTGATGTGCAGATTGGCGCTACTTTTAAGCCAGATCATATGCCTTTTCGTTTTTCGGTGACGGCTTACAATTTGGGAGTCTCCGATTCAGGGTATTATGATGTGGATTTTTCGGAAGAAGAGCCGGGGCTTGTCGACGAGGTTTTTCGACACATCAATTTTGGGACAGAGGTGGTTATTAGTCAAAATTTTCAATTGCGCGTAGGATACAACCATCTAATTCGAAAGGAACTTGGAGATCCCGATCGAGCAGGTATCACTGGGTTTTCGATGGGAGCCATGCTGCACATTAAAATGTTTGAATTTTCTTATACCTATACCACATATCACGTAGACAGTGGTAGGAGTTATTTTACCATCACCAGTAACCTAAATAGAGTATTTCATAAAAAATCAATTATATAA